The following coding sequences are from one Corticium candelabrum chromosome 20, ooCorCand1.1, whole genome shotgun sequence window:
- the LOC134195534 gene encoding cAMP-responsive element-binding protein-like 2 yields the protein MSGFSGDESQPGGLHSGLRRMDEEAKLMRSRVSARECRARKKKRYQKLESMAESKEKIVLQLREELEKLYDECKALDVAHEITSLNVDKRFSSDVNDLHVPLCNVLQCVTLDLMEVIGADGMNRWLCVQHLSTCLHRTFVFLLC from the exons ATGAGTGGCTTTTCAGGCGACGAATCTCAGCCAGGTGGTCTTCACAGTGGGCTAAGGAGAATGGACGAAGAAGCTAAGTTGATGAGAAGCAGAGTCAGTGCTCGCGAATGTCGTGCAAGGAAGAAGAAACGATACCAGAAACTTGAATCAATGGCAGAATCTAAAGAGAAGATTGTTTTACAGCTTAGGGAAGAGCTGGAAAAA CTGTACGACGAGTGCAAAGCGCTGGATGTTGCACATGAGATCACAAGCTTGAATGTGGAtaaacgtttctcttcggatgtGAA TGACCTACATGTACCGCTGTGCAACGTACTGCAGTGTGTAACATTGGACTTGATGGAAGTCATCGGAGCAGATGGTATGAACAGATGGTTGTGTGTACAAcatttgtcaacttgtctccACCGCACTTTTGTTTTTTTGCTTTGTTGA
- the LOC134195532 gene encoding stromal cell-derived factor 2-like, producing the protein MSLLLCTLFITLFVDIVHAAGFQFVTCGSVIKLAHIQSNVRLHSHEVRYGSGSGQQSVTGVTDTGDANSYWVVKGTQDKPCKRGVPIKCGTVIRLNHLQTRLNLHSHFFQSPLSNNQEVSAFGENGEGDSGDYWTVQCDDDFWRRDDIIHLKHKDTGRYLHASHNQFGRPISGQREICAIPSQGQDTLWQAMEGIYLKPSDGTS; encoded by the exons ATGTCTCTCCTTCTCTGCACGTTATTTATTACACTATTCGTCGATATTGTACATGCAGCAG GTTTTCAGTTCGTGACGTGCGGTAGCGTTATAAAACTCGCGCACATTCAATCAAACGTGCGCTTGCATTCACACGAAGTGCGTTACGGCTCGGGAAGTGGTCAGCAG TCCGTGACGGGCGTGACGGATACAGGCGATGCTAACAGTTACTGGGTAGTGAAAGGGACGCAAGATAAGCCTTGCAAGCGAGG GGTTCCAATTAAATGTGGTACTGTTATCAGACTGAATCATTTACAGACAAGACTCAACCTTCACAGTCACTTTTTCCAATCACCTCTTAGTAATAATCAAGAAGTGAGTGCATTTGGTGAGAATGGTGAAGGAGATTCAG GTGATTACTGGACAGTACAGTGTGATGATGATTTCTGGAGGCGAGATGATATAATACACTTGAAACACAAGGACACAGGAAG GTATCTTCATGCAAGTCACAATCAATTTGGACGTCCCATCAGTGGGCAAAGAGAAATATGTGCAATTCCTTCTCAAGGGCAAGACACTTTGTGGCAAGCCATG GAGGGAATTTACTTGAAGCCATCAGATGGCACAAGCTGA
- the LOC134195533 gene encoding uncharacterized protein LOC134195533 — MSDSSLVAAQRLTEVIEINHQWNEQYCRLERDSNRIIQQLDMKLKDSERELQAVKQQLAQANRLTDENRVPQAQHEAVIGKLEYLQANYQTALETIDQLRSDNKRLSEETRYDERRRTERGRDSEQARLLQHQLGVMRQDLAQEQRAKERLETERGRLLDEKHQLQDENFALRQQLEQYNAHYRRGGHS; from the exons ATGAGTGATTCCAGCCTTGTGGCTGCTCAACGGTTAACTGAG GTGATCGAAATCAATCACCAGTGGAATGAGCAATACTGCAGACTTGAAAGAGATAGCAACCGAATTATTCAACAACTTGATATGAAATTGAAGGACTCTGAACGTGAACTGCAGGCAGTAAAACAGCAACTagcacaagcaaacagactgacagatgagAATCGTGTGCCACAGGCACAACATGAAGCTGTTATTGGGAAACTGGAATATCTGCAGGCAAATTATCAGACTGCTTTGGAGACAATTGACCAGTTGAGGTCGGACAATAAAAGACTAAGTGAAGAAACAAGATATGACGAACGCAGAAGAACGGAAAGAGGGAGGGATTCTGAGCAGGCAAGACTTCTACAACATCAG CTTGGTGTGATGAGACAAGATCTTGCACAAGAACAAAGGGCCAAGGAAAGACTTGAAACGGAGCGTGGTAGACTACTAGATGAGAAACACCAGCTGCAGGATGAGAATTTTGCCCTCAGACAGCAA CTTGAGCAGTATAACGCACACTACAGACGTGGCGGCCACTCCTGA
- the LOC134195778 gene encoding phosphatidylinositide phosphatase SAC2-like, with the protein MSIEVYETYDRYILKCADSTLWCSRLTGSLEVHPASMLEKAWHPQCRGCVHAVVGKLRFSPKSHWKLILVGHSVPVARQPHWNGEIFRINKIVSLSLSLPSQGGRDSAVNEEQHQNQKTANACQQELLQQYEKISDQKLNKQEKIEKRLEEELHRMFTGSESFYFSFTADLTNSMQRQMLSSHDKLKPLWKQADKRFFWNYEMLNELITASETHGTTASVIDQWIIPVVQGFVQSEVCTLPHSRQTSPEPQAFSNSPKSSPKLKRQSAPVSFSGHTNDSFDLVIISRRSRYRAGTRYKRRGIDKHGHVANYVETEFIVNKPPNIASFVQVRGSIPVFWSQPCIKYRPAPRLHGTEEENREAFATHFGEQLMLYDWIVSVNLVDRTGRERAIGLMYEKQAAVYNNENLFFLSFDFHEYCKGMHYERIQVLVENLRNIISRMRFCWVGDRKGLLSKQTGVFRVNCMDCLDRTNVVQSAFARATLHSILCKFGLLDPEERLPHACQTLYQEIWANNGDAISRQYAGTDALKGDFTRTGERRFAGMVRDGMKSANRYYVSRFRDTYRQLVINTMQGSCVMDDFVNIEPETDVEKEDEQWTMQKEASLVSLVQCCKKRLIDDSEMSGTKGWALVVPSAFRVDSKGEDEDEDVILLMTESSFYIVRYDETNDEVTEYERLPLDEVKEVVIGGEKSRGGRHCIQFNCGDNTLKTFTTVRAHHQTRDVMITLLEIAETFTTLQKQQGDVKAPVSRQVVLQTKSEKSRRAGIGRVIQLTQKYLLKESLWKRNKSKSKSVSGEQVVESKRSLDDKVKDEEQEDDKDSENYVLEETAVDDMRQRTGVISRDQLSLLHSSMKASLTQKHSNTKEEATKSVFYVSNTESKLDDYSVEHRQRTGAASTSHLSATHALMKKRQSHVNVTTECLVDDESSGIELGSTNKICQEVTLQAGEEVTTTADGQHNVGIEVADSTGKTSPAFPSSDNDGDDNDGDAVASASCPDVPENVVKAARRMSRTNFLTIF; encoded by the coding sequence ATGTCTATTGAAGTATATGAGACCTATGATAGGTACATTCTCAAATGTGCCGATAGCACACTGTGGTGCAGCCGACTAACTGGAAGTCTTGAGGTTCATCCAGCATCAATGTTGGAGAAAGCTTGGCATCCTCAGTGTAGAGGCTGTGTCCATGCTGTAGTGGGAAAATTAAGATTTTCACCAAAATCTCACTGGAAGTTGATATTAGTCGGTCACTCTGTTCCTGTTGCTAGGCAACCTCATTGGAATGGAGAAATCTTTAGAATTAACAAGATTGTGTCACTTAGTCTTTCACTACCTTCACAGGGAGGGAGAGACAGTGCTGTTAATGAAGAACAGCATCAGAACCAGAAAACAGCAAATGCTTGCCAACAGGAATTGTTACAACAATATGAGAAAATTAGTGACCAGAAActcaacaaacaagaaaagatTGAGAAACGTCTAGAAGAAGAACTTCATCGAATGTTCACAGGATCAGAGTCCTTTTACTTCTCATTTACTGCTGATTTGACAAACTCAATGCAACGGCAGATGCTCAGCAGCCACGACAAATTGAAACCATTATGgaagcaagcagacaaaagGTTTTTCTGGAACTATGAAATGCTCAATGAGCTAATAACTGCATCTGAAACACATGGTACCACAGCAAGTGTCATTGATCAATGGATCATTCCAGTTGTTCAAGGATTTGTCCAGTCAGAGGTGTGTACATTACCTCACTCTCGTCAAACTTCTCCAGAACCTCAAGCATTTAGTAACAGTCCAAAATCTAGTCCCAAACTCAAACGTCAATCAGCTCCTGTTTCTTTTTCAGGTCATACAAATGATTCATTTGATCTCGTTATCATTTCTAGGAGAAGTCGATATCGTGCTGGCACAAGATACAAACGTCGAGGAATTGACAAGCATGGCCACGTGGCAAACTATGTAGAAACTGAATTCATTGTCAACAAACCACCAAATATTGCTTCCTTTGTTCAAGTCAGAGGTTCTATTCCTGTCTTCTGGAGCCAACCGTGCATTAAATATCGACCTGCACCAAGACTCCATGGAACAGAGGAGGAAAACAGGGAAGCATTTGCCACACACTTTGGTGAACAGTTGATGCTGTATGACTGgattgtgtctgtcaatcttgtTGACAGGACAGGAAGAGAGAGAGCAATTGGATTAATGTATGAGAAGCAGGCAGCTGTTTATAACAATGAGaatctgttctttttgtcTTTTGATTTTCACGAGTATTGCAAAGGAATGCATTATGAACGAATCCAAGTTTTAGTTGAAAACCTCCGCAACATTATCTCACGGATGCGATTCTGTTGGGTGGGTGACAGGAAGGGTTTACTGTCAAAACAAACTGGTGTATTTCGAGTCAACTGCATGGACTGTTTGGATCGAACCAATGTTGTACAGTCTGCATTTGCTCGTGCTACCTTACACTCAATTCTATGCAAATTTGGTCTACTGGATCCAGAAGAGCGCCTTCCACATGCCTGCCAGACACTATATCAAGAGATATGGGCAAACAATGGAGATGCAATCAGTCGCCAATATGCAGGTACAGATGCTCTGAAAGGAGACTTCACTAGAACTGGAGAAAGACGGTTTGCTGGCATGGTGAGAGATGGCATGAAGTCGGCCAATCGTTATTATGTCAGTCGATTTAGAGACACGTACCGTCAGCTGGTTATCAACACAATGCAAGGAAGTTGTGTTATGGATGATTTTGTTAACATTGAACCAGAAACAGATGTGGAAAAAGAAGATGAGCAATGGACAATGCAGAAGGAGGCAAGTCTTGTGTCTTTAGTCCAGTGTTGTAAGAAGAGACTAATAGATGATTCAGAAATGTCTGGTACTAAAGGTTGGGCTCTCGTTGTCCCATCTGCCTTTCGTGTTGACAGCAAAGGAGAGGATGAAGACGAGGACGTCATTCTGTTGATGACAGAAAGCTCATTTTACATTGTACGATATGACGAGACAAATGACGAAGTGACTGAATATGAACGTCTTCCACTGGATGAAGTGAAGGAGGTTGTGATTGGTGGTGAGAAAAGTCGAGGTGGTAGGCATTGTATTCAATTTAATTGTGGAGATAACACATTGAAAACATTCACAACTGTCAGAGCACATCACCAGACCAGAGACGTGATGATAACGTTGCTAGAGATAGCAGAGACTTTCACAACTCTACAGAAACAACAGGGTGACGTAAAGGCACCAGTTAGTAGACAGGTAGTGTTGCAGACAAAGAGtgagaagagcagaagagcaGGAATAGGTCGAGTTATTCAACTAACACAGAAATATCTCCTCAAAGAGAGTCTATGGAAACGAAACAAATCAAAATCCAAAAGTGTTAGTGGTGAGCAAGTTGTAGAAAGCAAACGAAGTTTGGATGACAAGGTGAAGGATGAAGAGCAGGAAGATGACAAAGACAGTGAGAATTATGTTCTGgaagagactgctgttgacGACATGAGACAAAGAACAGGAGTTATATCAAGAGATCAATTGTCTCTTCTCCACAGCTCAATGAAAGCAAGTCTCACTCAGAAACATTCGAACACAAAAGAAGAAGCCACAAAAAGTgttttctatgtcagtaacaCTGAAAGCAAATTGGACGATTACTCTGTAGAGCATAGACAGAGAACAGGAGCTGCATCGACAAGCCATCTCTCTGCCACTCATGCTCTTATGAAAAAAAGACAAAGCCATGTAAATGTGACGACAGAATGTTTGGTGGATGATGAAAGCAGTGGAATAGAATTGGGTTCCACAAACAAAATCTGCCAGGAGGTCACTTTACAGGCAGGAGAGGAAGTCACAACCACTGCTGATGGCCAGCATAATGTTGGAATTGAAGTTGCAGACAGCACAGGCAAGACTAGTCCAGCATTTCCAAGTAGTGACAATGATGgtgatgataatgatggtGATGCAGTAGCTTCTGCCAGTTGTCCAGATGTACCAGAGAATGTAGTAAAGGCCGCTCGTAGAATGTCAAGAACTAACTTTTTGACTATTTTTTGA
- the LOC134195483 gene encoding PRL-1 phosphatase-like, which yields MGLSARLFFYLLVKRSIYILDRGSFWGVVNWTMSSSRVAIGAPALIEHKNMRFLITDRPTSSNLTTYVQQLKRHNVKNLVRVCEPTYGTEKLQEEGILVKDWVFSDGGAPPDSLIKDWLNLLEVCFSNDLGSCIAVHCVAGLGRAPVLVAVALIESGLRYEDAVELIRTKRRGAINAKQLAFLATYQRNHKRRNKCVIQ from the exons ATGGGCTTGAGTGCCCGATTATTCTTTTATCTGTTGGTGAAAAGAAGTATTTATATTTTGGATCGGGGCTCCTTTTGGGGTGTCGTCAATTGGACCATGAGCTCTAGCCGAGTTGCTATTGGCGCTCCGGCGCTCATTGAGCACAAGAACATGCGCTTCCTTATTACTGACCGGCCTACCTCATCAAACTTGACCACGTACGTTCAG CAATTGAAGAGACACAACGTCAAGAATTTGGTGCGCGTCTGTGAGCCCACGTACGGCACGGAGAAGTTGCAAGAGGAAGGCATTTTGGTCAAG GACTGGGTGTTCAGCGATGGTGGCGCACCGCCAGACTCTCTAATCAAAGACTGGCTGAACCTGTTGGAGGTGTGCTTCAGCAATGACCTAGGCAGCTGTATAGCTGTCCATTGTGTTGCTGGACTAGGAAG GGCGCCTGTATTGGTAGCTGTGGCACTGATTGAATCGGGATTGAGATATGAAGACGCAGTTGAACTCATAAGAAC GAAGCGTCGAGGAGCAATTAATGCCAAACAACTGGCATTCTTAGCAACATATCAAAGAAATCACAAGAGGAGAAATAAATGTGTAATTCAATAA